A genomic window from Halorubrum lacusprofundi ATCC 49239 includes:
- a CDS encoding IS6 family transposase yields MAEFDRLSEGIAWIDLSFVERDRTPRWAIEVGIRCHLAGMSLREVSKHLERFGVDRSHVAIHNWVHKADLQPISTVSADQLAVDEKMIRLHGQQFWLYGAVDPYTNEILHVSLYPTTTKQTTRWFLTDLHQRYRLNDVEFLVDDADYLGPVLAEDGYRFRVIRHGNRNAIERVFWEIERRTSSFANSFSNVALETAQNWLEAFAVYHNSRQT; encoded by the coding sequence ATGGCAGAATTCGACCGCCTCAGCGAAGGTATCGCGTGGATTGACTTGTCGTTTGTGGAGCGAGATCGAACGCCGCGCTGGGCGATTGAAGTAGGGATCCGCTGTCACTTAGCCGGTATGTCACTGAGAGAGGTAAGTAAGCATCTCGAAAGATTTGGGGTTGATCGGAGTCATGTCGCTATTCACAACTGGGTTCATAAAGCCGATCTACAACCGATCTCGACGGTTTCTGCGGATCAACTCGCGGTTGATGAAAAGATGATCCGCCTCCACGGCCAGCAGTTCTGGCTGTACGGCGCGGTTGATCCATATACCAACGAAATCCTTCATGTGAGCCTCTATCCGACCACAACGAAACAGACGACGCGATGGTTTCTGACCGATCTACACCAGCGATACAGGCTCAATGACGTGGAATTTCTCGTCGATGACGCAGACTATCTTGGACCAGTCCTCGCTGAAGATGGCTATCGATTCCGAGTGATTCGGCATGGAAATCGGAATGCTATCGAACGTGTCTTTTGGGAAATAGAACGTCGAACATCATCGTTTGCGAATAGTTTCAGCAATGTCGCGCTTGAGACAGCTCAAAATTGGCTCGAAGCCTTCGCCGTCTACCACAATTCACGCCAAACTTAA
- a CDS encoding winged helix-turn-helix domain-containing protein: MEAALWYVLTGTRGGANRVRLLRALDDRPRNANQLAEDLDLDYKTVRHHLDVLMDNDVAERSGDDYGAVYLPTPRARQHWDTIETIMEQTDDD, encoded by the coding sequence ATGGAAGCGGCACTCTGGTACGTGCTGACCGGAACGCGGGGCGGAGCGAACCGCGTCCGGCTGTTGCGGGCGCTCGACGACCGCCCGCGGAACGCGAACCAGCTCGCCGAGGACCTCGATCTGGACTACAAGACGGTCCGACACCACCTCGACGTACTGATGGACAACGACGTCGCCGAGCGCAGCGGCGACGACTACGGCGCGGTCTACCTGCCGACGCCGCGAGCGCGCCAACACTGGGACACTATCGAAACGATCATGGAGCAAACAGATGACGACTGA
- a CDS encoding Zn-dependent hydrolase, with the protein MDLSVDADRLRANLEANAEFGRIASDDPEERGRTNRTGTEANGQARDRLVDRFDDAGLDVAVDAVGNLVGTWTPDSADPDAAPVASGSHLDSVPEGGIFDGPLGVYAALEAVRAMQDAGVEPARPVAVVSFTEEEGATFGNGLLGSSVATGAIDLDEALALENDAGETLGEVLDRIGYRGDDEIDPASWAAFYEMHIEQDTVLEDVGADAGVVTTITGITHCEATIEGEANHAGATAMEDRTDALAAASEFVLDVEAAANDVVATDSDSAVGTVGSLSVSPNATNVVPGRVEAGVDVRDVETESMETIVAAARESLARLERERGVETAFERPFSVTPTPMSDRFLDAAHAAAEAAGLTAVDLHSGAAHDAMRVAAVADSALLFAPSQDGISHSPREWTDWADCAAATEVLAGALARVADE; encoded by the coding sequence ATGGACCTCTCAGTCGACGCCGACCGCCTCCGGGCGAACCTGGAGGCGAACGCCGAGTTCGGACGGATCGCGTCCGACGATCCCGAGGAGCGCGGACGGACGAACCGGACCGGGACCGAAGCGAACGGGCAGGCTCGCGATCGGCTGGTCGATCGATTCGACGACGCCGGTCTCGACGTCGCCGTTGACGCCGTGGGCAACCTCGTCGGGACGTGGACCCCCGACTCGGCCGACCCCGACGCGGCGCCCGTCGCGAGCGGCAGCCACCTTGACAGCGTCCCCGAGGGCGGGATCTTCGACGGCCCCCTGGGGGTGTACGCGGCGCTGGAAGCGGTGCGCGCGATGCAGGACGCGGGCGTCGAGCCGGCGCGCCCGGTCGCGGTCGTGAGCTTCACCGAGGAGGAGGGCGCGACGTTCGGGAACGGGCTGCTCGGGTCGAGCGTCGCGACCGGAGCGATCGACCTCGACGAGGCGCTCGCGCTCGAAAACGACGCGGGAGAGACGCTGGGCGAGGTGCTCGACCGGATCGGCTACCGCGGCGACGACGAGATCGATCCGGCGTCATGGGCGGCGTTCTACGAGATGCACATCGAGCAGGACACGGTCTTGGAGGATGTGGGCGCCGACGCCGGCGTGGTGACGACGATCACCGGGATCACCCACTGCGAGGCGACGATCGAGGGGGAGGCGAACCACGCCGGCGCGACGGCGATGGAGGACCGGACCGACGCGCTCGCGGCCGCGAGCGAGTTCGTGCTCGACGTGGAGGCGGCCGCGAACGATGTCGTCGCGACCGACAGCGACTCCGCGGTCGGGACGGTGGGATCGCTGTCCGTCTCGCCGAACGCGACCAACGTCGTCCCCGGTCGCGTCGAGGCCGGCGTCGACGTGCGAGACGTCGAGACCGAATCGATGGAGACCATTGTCGCCGCCGCGCGCGAGTCGCTCGCCCGGCTTGAACGCGAGCGCGGCGTCGAGACTGCCTTCGAGCGACCCTTCAGCGTGACGCCGACGCCGATGAGCGACAGGTTCCTCGACGCGGCGCACGCGGCGGCCGAGGCGGCGGGACTGACCGCGGTCGATCTCCACTCCGGCGCCGCCCACGACGCGATGCGGGTGGCGGCGGTTGCGGACTCCGCCCTGCTGTTCGCCCCCTCGCAGGACGGGATCTCGCACAGTCCGCGCGAGTGGACCGACTGGGCGGACTGTGCCGCGGCGACGGAGGTCCTCGCGGGCGCGCTGGCGCGGGTGGCTGACGAGTAG
- a CDS encoding PLDc N-terminal domain-containing protein, with translation MSPILQGGGGALVLLFGLLTLLVQLAIIVWIYSDAQQRSDQPAFLWAIVAFLAPLLGLVLYLIIGRR, from the coding sequence ATGTCCCCGATACTACAAGGAGGAGGCGGCGCGCTCGTCCTCCTGTTCGGCCTCCTCACACTGCTCGTGCAGCTCGCCATCATCGTCTGGATCTACTCCGACGCCCAACAGCGGAGCGACCAGCCCGCATTTCTGTGGGCGATCGTCGCCTTTCTCGCACCGCTTCTGGGGCTCGTGTTGTACCTCATCATCGGCCGCCGATAG
- a CDS encoding DUF7282 domain-containing protein has translation MRNSAFTLAIAVVVVVSAVAGAAGAVAAQSGTNEASVSFSDGTSGGSTVVVDEVHVPDGGFVTIHDGSLTDGNTLGSVVGTSAYLEPGTHANVTVELTDAVETGTFHAMAHRDTDGDRAYAFVSSNGGADGPYTVDGDIAMDDANVTVSASVTGTDQPTEGEYVIVDRVELSDGGFVTVHDSSLADGAVFDSIRGTSAYLEAGVHEDVRVQLDDPLQNDDTVFAMAHRDTNGNEAYDFPSSDGSEDGPYLDASDEIVMAGIDAELDDEARSSFDAQTSGGNAVVVDEIYLPEGGFVTMHDSSLADGAVFDSISGTSAYLEPGIHRDVVVRLDDPLTEDDALFAMAHQDTNGNEAYDFPSSDGAEDGPYTTDSSDIVMDDGNVTVSASVAFETDGSDGTAVTVDRVDLSQGGFVTIHDASIGGGAVFDSVRGTSAYLEAGLHEDVTIELDEPLTDTEQLVAMPHRDTNDNEAYDFVDSEGGADGPFLTGEDAPVTAGATAQVTASVGAIAQDTDGETVVVDSVTLHNGGFVTVHDSSLADGAVFDSIRGTSTYLGPGTHTDVEIALDDPLSEDDTVFAMAHRDTNANQAYDFPATDGDEDGPYTAAGAPVMSAADLTVEAGGDAGDSMSDGDGADSGEMSDDGASDEEGSGDEAPGFGAVLTLVALIAVALVARRHT, from the coding sequence ATGCGCAACAGCGCATTCACATTGGCGATAGCGGTCGTAGTGGTCGTGTCGGCGGTCGCCGGCGCGGCTGGTGCGGTCGCGGCACAGAGCGGTACCAACGAGGCGAGCGTGAGCTTCTCCGACGGAACGTCCGGCGGGAGCACGGTCGTCGTCGACGAAGTCCACGTTCCCGACGGCGGGTTCGTGACGATTCACGACGGATCGCTGACCGACGGGAACACCCTCGGGAGCGTCGTCGGCACGAGTGCGTACCTCGAACCGGGGACGCACGCGAACGTGACCGTCGAACTCACCGACGCGGTCGAAACGGGCACGTTCCACGCGATGGCGCACCGCGACACCGACGGTGACCGCGCGTACGCGTTCGTCTCCTCAAACGGCGGGGCAGACGGGCCGTACACGGTCGACGGCGACATCGCGATGGACGACGCGAACGTGACGGTCTCCGCGAGCGTGACCGGGACCGACCAGCCCACCGAGGGCGAGTACGTGATCGTCGACCGCGTCGAGCTGAGCGACGGCGGGTTCGTGACGGTTCACGACTCCTCGCTCGCTGACGGCGCGGTGTTCGACTCGATCCGCGGCACGAGCGCGTACCTAGAGGCGGGCGTCCACGAAGATGTCCGTGTCCAGCTCGATGATCCCCTGCAGAACGACGATACGGTGTTCGCGATGGCGCACCGAGACACGAACGGCAACGAGGCGTACGACTTCCCCAGCAGTGACGGCAGCGAGGACGGTCCGTACCTCGACGCGAGTGACGAGATCGTGATGGCCGGTATCGACGCCGAACTCGACGACGAGGCGCGGTCGAGCTTCGACGCCCAGACGTCGGGCGGTAACGCGGTCGTCGTCGACGAGATCTACCTGCCGGAGGGCGGGTTCGTGACGATGCACGACTCCTCGCTCGCGGACGGCGCGGTGTTCGACTCCATCAGCGGCACGAGCGCGTACCTCGAACCGGGGATCCACCGCGATGTCGTCGTCCGGCTCGACGACCCGCTAACCGAAGATGACGCGCTCTTCGCGATGGCGCACCAGGACACGAACGGCAACGAGGCGTACGACTTCCCCAGCAGTGACGGCGCCGAGGACGGTCCGTACACGACCGATTCGTCCGACATCGTGATGGACGACGGGAACGTCACCGTCTCCGCGAGCGTGGCGTTCGAGACGGACGGCTCGGACGGGACGGCGGTCACGGTCGACCGAGTGGACCTGAGCCAAGGCGGATTCGTGACGATTCACGACGCCTCGATCGGCGGAGGCGCCGTGTTCGACTCCGTTCGCGGTACCAGCGCGTACCTGGAGGCTGGCCTCCACGAGGACGTGACGATCGAACTCGACGAGCCGCTGACGGACACGGAGCAGCTGGTCGCGATGCCGCACCGTGACACCAACGACAACGAGGCGTACGACTTCGTCGACAGCGAGGGAGGGGCCGACGGTCCCTTCCTGACCGGTGAGGACGCTCCCGTGACGGCCGGAGCGACCGCGCAGGTGACTGCGTCCGTCGGCGCGATCGCGCAGGACACCGACGGCGAGACCGTCGTCGTCGACTCGGTGACGCTCCACAACGGCGGATTCGTGACGGTTCACGACTCCTCGCTCGCGGACGGCGCGGTGTTCGACTCCATCCGCGGCACCAGCACGTACCTCGGGCCGGGAACGCACACCGACGTCGAGATCGCGCTCGACGACCCGCTGAGCGAAGATGACACGGTGTTCGCGATGGCGCACCGCGACACCAACGCCAACCAGGCGTACGACTTCCCCGCCACAGATGGCGACGAAGACGGTCCGTACACCGCCGCGGGCGCGCCGGTGATGTCCGCCGCCGATCTGACCGTCGAAGCGGGTGGGGACGCCGGCGATAGCATGTCGGACGGCGACGGAGCCGACAGCGGGGAGATGAGCGACGACGGTGCAAGCGACGAGGAAGGAAGCGGCGACGAGGCGCCCGGGTTCGGCGCCGTCCTCACGCTCGTCGCGCTGATCGCGGTCGCGCTCGTCGCGCGCCGTCACACCTGA
- a CDS encoding mechanosensitive ion channel family protein, with amino-acid sequence MTRPLGLGAIVLGVAAGVAGGVVTTTNPLGAWPDLLGYPAALVVGRALLVVAVFGVLYGSYFLSVQLLMRSENKRRAYNTRNVLRLAFGFVGTVATLAVLTENWLGLLFSLGVIGFAITFALQQPLLSLIAWVYITVKQPYGVGDRVRIDDAKGDVIGVDFLVTTLWEINGELVTTNQPSGRVVTVPNSVVLSSNVVNFGGGGSPYVWNEVAVQVAYETDLDFARSVMAEEATDLLGEDMAAGIAAYREALAETPVELEVHDGPTVNVTQGESWVELRVRYLTHPRRGQRVKNRLYERILARFNENPDRVAFPVSRSR; translated from the coding sequence GTGACACGACCTCTCGGACTCGGTGCCATCGTTCTCGGCGTTGCCGCCGGCGTGGCTGGAGGGGTGGTAACGACGACCAACCCACTCGGCGCCTGGCCCGACCTACTCGGCTATCCGGCGGCCCTCGTCGTCGGGCGGGCACTGCTCGTCGTCGCCGTGTTCGGAGTGTTGTACGGATCGTACTTCCTCTCCGTCCAGTTGTTAATGCGGTCCGAGAACAAGCGACGGGCGTACAACACGCGGAACGTGTTACGGCTCGCGTTCGGGTTCGTGGGGACGGTCGCGACGCTCGCGGTGCTGACGGAGAACTGGCTCGGGCTCCTCTTCTCGCTCGGAGTCATCGGGTTCGCGATCACCTTTGCACTCCAGCAGCCGCTGCTATCGCTCATCGCGTGGGTGTACATCACCGTTAAACAGCCGTACGGCGTCGGCGACCGCGTCCGGATCGACGACGCGAAAGGCGACGTGATCGGCGTCGACTTCCTCGTGACGACGCTGTGGGAGATCAACGGCGAGCTGGTGACGACGAACCAGCCGTCCGGACGGGTGGTGACGGTGCCGAACAGCGTCGTGCTCTCCTCGAACGTGGTCAACTTCGGCGGAGGTGGCTCCCCGTACGTGTGGAACGAAGTCGCCGTGCAGGTCGCTTACGAGACTGATCTCGACTTCGCCCGGTCCGTGATGGCCGAAGAAGCGACCGACCTCCTTGGCGAGGACATGGCCGCGGGGATCGCGGCGTACCGCGAGGCGCTTGCCGAGACGCCGGTGGAGCTCGAAGTGCACGACGGGCCGACGGTGAACGTGACGCAGGGCGAGTCGTGGGTGGAGCTCCGCGTCCGGTACCTCACTCATCCGCGTCGGGGGCAACGCGTCAAGAATCGGCTGTACGAGCGGATCCTCGCCCGGTTCAACGAGAACCCCGACAGGGTGGCGTTCCCGGTGAGCCGGAGCCGGTAG
- a CDS encoding UPF0058 family protein, whose amino-acid sequence MKKQELIHLHGLLAEVRKQCEFWDENIDLDAYEELGVKPTSIHKSKTDHKAAVFKLTEGITEPMDESESEPLAPTAD is encoded by the coding sequence ATGAAGAAGCAGGAGCTTATCCACCTTCACGGCCTCCTCGCGGAAGTACGAAAGCAGTGCGAGTTCTGGGACGAGAACATTGACCTTGACGCATATGAAGAACTCGGCGTCAAACCGACATCGATTCACAAGTCGAAGACCGACCACAAAGCCGCTGTTTTTAAGCTGACTGAGGGAATCACCGAGCCGATGGACGAGTCCGAGTCGGAGCCGCTGGCCCCGACCGCAGACTGA
- the malA gene encoding alpha-amylase MalA, whose amino-acid sequence MHHPGPPRFLATGETTELAPRDPDPNGSYEWRVVDAPPDSEATVGTDPVTEFTPDVPGRYWIGLDAPDGDHRLTVHAFPSSYEGVDVEGGSGTEIRDRTAGNAPVDYAEPRGDGGVGRPRMRLDASVELGETDGDEEGGDEKGSDEKSSDEKSSDGTGKPEIVVRATPTPNPHSSLGAGDLRVTFIVDDRDVESAVAEGRRNPRDALRTSDDGRELRVPAAAVADRLRVHGVAVAAEPGQEPRVSVADAVAVDRSDGGVGRHDEGDKTSDRNNGDDGRIGGPTRPAFETVRLNDPPTWTHDATVYEVYVRTFADEGKGETFGSIADRIPAIAELGVDTLWLTPVLQHDGKPHGYNITDFFDVAEDLGERDDYEALVETAHDHGMRVLFDFVANHTARDHEWFEDAYQNPDSPYRDRYEWQESGEPGTYFDWELIANLNHSNLEVRRFLLDVVDEWAPLVDGFRCDMAWAVPDSFWRELRDRVKDIDREFLLMDETIPYIPGFHEGMFDVHFDATLYFQLRQIGRGVDPAMSLLDAIDQRAEIGFPDHAEFLQYIENHDETRYRVECGDAAAAAAGAAIFTLPGVPMIYAGQEIGQRGRRDAIAWDHAREGVRDRYERLIAVREAHPALGPEGDLDRVGYHVASGDVSERPIVASGDVHPDDVVAFRRSDEDEELVVVLNFAPEPASVSVGVDHADRDLVSGDPCVVVDGDGTERIRVDDVAVARVEGR is encoded by the coding sequence ATGCATCATCCCGGACCCCCGCGATTCCTCGCGACCGGCGAGACCACGGAGCTTGCACCGCGAGATCCGGACCCGAACGGATCCTACGAGTGGCGCGTTGTCGACGCGCCGCCAGACAGTGAAGCGACGGTCGGAACCGACCCGGTGACCGAGTTCACCCCAGACGTACCCGGACGCTACTGGATCGGGCTCGACGCCCCCGACGGTGATCACCGGCTGACGGTCCACGCGTTCCCGTCGAGCTACGAGGGTGTCGACGTCGAGGGCGGAAGCGGGACGGAGATCCGCGACCGCACCGCTGGCAACGCCCCGGTCGACTACGCCGAGCCCCGCGGCGATGGGGGCGTGGGGCGGCCGCGAATGCGTCTGGACGCGAGCGTGGAGTTAGGGGAGACCGACGGGGACGAGGAGGGCGGTGACGAGAAGGGCAGCGACGAGAAGAGCAGCGACGAGAAGAGCAGCGACGGGACTGGCAAGCCCGAAATCGTCGTCCGAGCGACACCGACACCGAATCCCCATTCCTCGCTCGGCGCGGGCGACCTACGAGTGACGTTCATCGTCGACGACCGCGACGTCGAGAGCGCGGTCGCAGAGGGGCGGAGGAACCCACGTGACGCGCTCCGGACGAGCGACGACGGGCGGGAGCTTCGCGTGCCCGCGGCCGCGGTCGCGGATCGACTTCGGGTCCACGGGGTCGCGGTCGCGGCGGAGCCGGGGCAGGAGCCGCGGGTTAGCGTCGCCGACGCGGTCGCGGTCGATCGAAGCGACGGCGGCGTGGGCAGGCACGACGAGGGCGACAAAACGAGCGATCGGAACAACGGCGATGACGGACGCATCGGCGGCCCGACACGCCCCGCCTTCGAGACGGTTCGGCTTAACGACCCGCCGACGTGGACGCACGACGCAACCGTCTACGAGGTGTACGTCCGGACGTTCGCCGACGAGGGGAAAGGGGAGACGTTCGGCTCGATCGCCGACCGGATCCCGGCGATTGCGGAACTCGGCGTCGACACGCTGTGGCTCACGCCGGTCCTCCAGCACGACGGGAAGCCGCACGGCTACAACATCACCGACTTCTTCGACGTGGCCGAGGACCTCGGCGAGCGCGACGACTACGAGGCGCTGGTCGAGACGGCCCACGACCACGGGATGCGGGTGCTGTTCGACTTCGTCGCCAATCACACCGCGCGCGACCACGAGTGGTTCGAGGACGCCTACCAGAATCCGGACTCCCCGTACCGCGACCGCTACGAGTGGCAAGAGTCGGGCGAGCCGGGGACGTACTTCGACTGGGAGCTGATCGCGAACCTGAACCACTCGAACCTCGAGGTTCGGCGATTCCTCCTCGACGTGGTCGACGAGTGGGCCCCGCTCGTGGACGGATTCCGGTGCGACATGGCGTGGGCCGTGCCGGACTCCTTCTGGCGCGAGCTTCGCGACCGGGTGAAGGACATCGACCGGGAGTTCCTGTTGATGGACGAGACGATTCCGTACATCCCCGGCTTCCACGAGGGGATGTTCGACGTTCACTTCGACGCGACGCTGTACTTCCAGCTCCGCCAGATCGGCCGGGGCGTCGACCCCGCCATGTCGCTTTTGGACGCGATCGACCAGCGCGCCGAGATCGGCTTCCCGGACCACGCCGAGTTCCTCCAGTACATTGAGAATCACGACGAGACGCGCTACCGCGTCGAGTGCGGCGACGCCGCCGCGGCCGCGGCGGGGGCGGCGATATTCACGTTGCCCGGCGTGCCGATGATCTACGCCGGTCAGGAGATCGGCCAGCGCGGCCGGCGCGACGCGATCGCGTGGGATCACGCCCGCGAAGGAGTCCGCGACCGCTACGAGCGGCTGATCGCGGTTCGCGAGGCTCACCCGGCGCTCGGACCCGAGGGCGACCTCGACCGAGTAGGGTACCACGTCGCCAGCGGTGACGTCTCGGAGCGACCGATCGTCGCCAGCGGCGACGTTCACCCCGACGACGTGGTGGCGTTCCGTCGGAGCGACGAGGACGAAGAGCTCGTCGTCGTCCTCAACTTCGCACCCGAACCCGCGAGCGTCTCGGTCGGCGTCGACCACGCCGATCGGGACCTCGTGTCGGGCGATCCCTGCGTGGTTGTCGACGGCGATGGGACCGAACGAATTCGCGTCGACGACGTGGCGGTCGCCCGGGTCGAGGGGCGCTGA
- the malQ gene encoding 4-alpha-glucanotransferase, protein MRLDRSSGVFCHVTSLPGRHGIGDLGDGAKAFLSFLGDADIGHWQVCPLGPTMGAAGESPYQSPSAFAGNPLLIDLDGLVDDGWLDESDLEPIPDFPEDRVDYDAVREYKQPLLRTAFERFDEAEAGKAHSEFDAFREREPWLDDYALFRAMSGERDDDTWVEWPDPLRTREPEALDEARERHATEVRFGEFLQWMFDRQWRDLRAVAADEGVSIVGDVPIYVALDSADVWANPEAFRLDEGNRPAVVAGVPPNPGDDGQRWGNPVYDWDRLAERDYDWWIARFRRLFELADVARLDHFLGFVKYWAIPADADDPAAGEWCEGPGRDLFETVERELGQAPFIAEDLGFEEPAMDELMVEFGFPGMRVPQYADWCAEGNQYQPMHYPEGVVGYTSTHDTDTWVGYFEGLPERQRDCFRYNVGADGDRPPEWEIIDEVWASEAVLAMTTVQDLLGLGSESRFNEPGTLNGNWEWRVRRDALDDAIADRLWDLAGRHVR, encoded by the coding sequence ATGCGACTCGATCGCTCCAGCGGCGTGTTCTGTCACGTCACCTCGCTCCCGGGGAGACACGGTATCGGCGACCTCGGCGACGGGGCGAAGGCGTTCCTCTCGTTTCTCGGCGACGCCGACATCGGCCACTGGCAGGTCTGCCCGCTCGGGCCGACAATGGGCGCCGCCGGGGAGTCCCCGTACCAATCGCCCTCCGCGTTCGCCGGCAATCCTCTCCTGATCGACCTCGACGGGCTCGTCGATGACGGCTGGCTTGACGAGTCGGACCTCGAACCGATTCCCGACTTTCCAGAGGATCGGGTCGACTACGACGCGGTCCGCGAGTACAAACAGCCGCTGTTGCGGACCGCCTTCGAGCGGTTCGATGAGGCCGAGGCCGGGAAGGCTCACTCCGAGTTCGACGCATTCCGCGAGCGCGAGCCGTGGCTCGACGACTACGCGCTGTTCCGGGCGATGTCTGGCGAGAGAGACGATGACACGTGGGTCGAGTGGCCCGACCCGCTCCGGACCCGAGAGCCCGAGGCGCTCGACGAAGCCCGCGAGCGCCACGCGACCGAGGTTCGGTTCGGAGAGTTCCTCCAGTGGATGTTCGACCGGCAGTGGCGCGACCTTCGGGCGGTCGCCGCCGACGAGGGCGTGTCGATCGTCGGCGACGTGCCCATCTACGTCGCGCTCGACTCCGCGGACGTGTGGGCGAACCCCGAGGCGTTCCGGCTCGACGAGGGGAACCGCCCCGCGGTCGTCGCGGGCGTCCCGCCGAACCCGGGCGACGACGGGCAGCGCTGGGGGAACCCCGTCTACGACTGGGATCGGCTTGCCGAGCGCGACTACGACTGGTGGATCGCCCGGTTCCGGCGACTGTTCGAACTCGCCGACGTGGCCCGACTCGACCACTTCCTCGGGTTCGTGAAGTACTGGGCGATCCCCGCCGACGCCGACGACCCGGCCGCCGGTGAGTGGTGTGAGGGGCCGGGACGCGACCTGTTTGAGACTGTAGAGCGCGAGCTGGGGCAGGCGCCCTTCATCGCCGAGGACCTCGGGTTCGAGGAGCCGGCGATGGACGAGCTGATGGTGGAGTTCGGCTTCCCCGGGATGCGCGTTCCGCAGTACGCCGACTGGTGTGCGGAGGGGAACCAGTACCAGCCGATGCACTACCCCGAGGGGGTCGTCGGCTACACGTCGACCCACGACACGGACACGTGGGTCGGCTACTTCGAGGGTCTGCCAGAGCGCCAGCGCGACTGCTTCCGGTACAACGTCGGCGCCGACGGCGACCGCCCACCGGAGTGGGAGATCATCGACGAGGTGTGGGCCTCGGAGGCGGTGCTGGCGATGACGACGGTCCAAGATCTGCTCGGGCTCGGGAGCGAATCGCGGTTCAACGAGCCGGGAACCCTCAATGGCAACTGGGAGTGGCGCGTCCGTCGCGACGCGCTCGACGACGCGATCGCCGACCGGCTGTGGGATCTCGCCGGTCGACACGTGCGGTAG
- a CDS encoding transcription initiation factor IIB, whose amino-acid sequence MTETHIRGYNGETERDRSTESTESTAEEAESTEERTTTCPECEGNLITDTEHGETVCSECGLVVEQDSVDRGPEWRAFDSSERDSKSRVGAPTTNMMHDKGLSTNIGWQDKDAYGKSLSSRQRQRMQRLRTWNERFRTRDSKERNLKQALGEIDRMASALGLPDNVRETASVIYRRALSENLLPGRSIEGVATAALYAAARQAGNPRSLDEISAVSRVDKMELTRTYRYVIRELKLEIQPADPGSYVPRFVSRLGLSEETQRVARELLDSAKRAGITSGKSPVGLAASAVYAAALLSNEKVTQSQVSEVADISEVTIRNRYKELLDASEGLTA is encoded by the coding sequence ATGACTGAGACACACATACGCGGCTACAACGGCGAGACGGAGCGAGACCGGAGCACAGAGTCGACTGAATCGACGGCTGAGGAGGCGGAATCGACGGAAGAACGGACTACGACTTGTCCGGAATGCGAGGGCAACCTCATAACCGACACGGAACACGGCGAGACGGTCTGTTCCGAGTGCGGGCTCGTCGTCGAACAGGACTCGGTCGACCGCGGGCCGGAGTGGCGCGCCTTCGACTCCAGCGAGCGCGACAGCAAGTCCCGCGTGGGGGCCCCGACGACGAACATGATGCACGACAAGGGGCTCTCGACGAACATCGGCTGGCAGGACAAAGACGCCTACGGGAAGTCGTTGTCTAGTCGTCAGCGCCAGCGGATGCAACGGCTGCGCACCTGGAACGAGCGGTTCCGCACTCGCGACTCCAAAGAGCGGAACCTCAAGCAGGCACTCGGCGAGATAGACCGGATGGCCAGCGCGCTCGGCCTCCCCGACAACGTCCGCGAGACCGCCTCGGTCATCTATCGTCGCGCACTGAGCGAGAATCTCCTGCCGGGGCGCTCCATTGAGGGCGTTGCAACCGCAGCGCTGTACGCCGCCGCCAGACAGGCGGGGAACCCGCGGAGTCTCGACGAGATATCGGCGGTCTCTCGGGTCGACAAGATGGAGCTCACCCGGACGTACCGATACGTGATCCGCGAGCTCAAACTGGAGATTCAGCCCGCAGACCCCGGAAGCTACGTCCCCCGGTTCGTCTCGCGCCTCGGCCTCTCCGAGGAAACACAGCGGGTCGCCCGCGAACTGCTCGACAGTGCCAAACGCGCCGGGATCACCAGCGGGAAATCGCCGGTCGGACTCGCAGCCTCTGCGGTGTACGCGGCTGCACTCCTCTCGAACGAGAAGGTAACCCAGAGCCAGGTGTCGGAGGTTGCCGACATCTCCGAAGTTACCATCCGGAACCGGTACAAGGAACTCCTCGATGCGAGTGAAGGACTGACCGCCTAA